Proteins co-encoded in one Tiliqua scincoides isolate rTilSci1 chromosome 12, rTilSci1.hap2, whole genome shotgun sequence genomic window:
- the LOC136663276 gene encoding growth hormone secretagogue receptor type 1-like isoform X1, producing the protein MASLSSNDSDGNDTDYYNELSFSLFDIPILVPVTVICILLFLLGVAGNLTMILIFKRHKAMQTTINMYLSSMALSDSLILLGLPSDLYRIWQYKPYIFGDFLCKFVVYLSETCTYCTILHVTTLSVERYFAICFPLKAKAAITKSRAKAVILLIWLCSSVTAVPVLFLFGVEHRNGSLPEDTNECKCMEEAARSGLLETMTWLSTLYFFLPVFCLVLLYGLICRKLWRAARKLEGHQAAMREKYHQQTVKMLAVVVLAFVVCWLPLHVGRILFAQGSMVLYEVPAAEA; encoded by the exons ATGGCTTCCTTGTCCTCCAATGACTCGGATGGCAATGATACAGACTACTACAACGAGCTCTCTTTTTCCTTGTTTGATATTCCCATCTTGGTGCCAGTGACAGTAATTTGCATCCTTTTATTTTTGTTGGGTGTTGCTGGGAACCTCACGATGATATTGATTTTTAAGAGGCACAAGGCCATGCAGACGACCATCAATATGTATTTATCCAGCATGGCTTTGTCGGACAGTCTCATCTTGCTGGGCTTGCCGTCGGATTTGTACCGGATTTGGCAATACAAGCCCTACATCTTTGGTGACTTTCTCTGCAAGTTTGTCGTCTACCTCAGTGAAACCTGCACCTACTGTACCATCCTCCATGTAACCACCTTGAGTGTAGAGAGATATTTTGCCATCTGCTTTCCTCTGAAAGCAAAGGCTGCTATCACTAAAAGCAGAGCGAAAGCTGTCATTCTCCTAATATGGCTTTGTTCTTCGGTGACGGCCGTCCCCGTTCTGTTCCTCTTCGGCGTAGAGCATCGCAACGGAAGCCTACCGGAGGACACCAATGAATGCAAATGCATGGAGGAAGCAGCCCGTTCAGGACTCCTAGAAACAATGACCTGGCTGTCTaccctttatttttttcttcctgtgtttTGCTTGGTCCTCCTCTACGGACTGATATGTAGAAAGCTCTGGAGGGCTGCACGCAAGCTTGAAGGACACCAAGCTGCAATGAGGGAAAAGTATCACCAGCAAACAGTCAAAATGCTTG CAGTGGTAGTTCTGGCTTTTGTGGTATGCTGGCTCCCTCTACACGTGGGTCGGATCCTCTTTGCCCAAGGAAGCATGGTCCTATACGAG GTACCTGCTGCGGAGGCTTGA
- the LOC136663276 gene encoding growth hormone secretagogue receptor type 1-like isoform X2 produces MASLSSNDSDGNDTDYYNELSFSLFDIPILVPVTVICILLFLLGVAGNLTMILIFKRHKAMQTTINMYLSSMALSDSLILLGLPSDLYRIWQYKPYIFGDFLCKFVVYLSETCTYCTILHVTTLSVERYFAICFPLKAKAAITKSRAKAVILLIWLCSSVTAVPVLFLFGVEHRNGSLPEDTNECKCMEEAARSGLLETMTWLSTLYFFLPVFCLVLLYGLICRKLWRAARKLEGHQAAMREKYHQQTVKMLVVVLAFVVCWLPLHVGRILFAQGSMVLYEVPAAEA; encoded by the exons ATGGCTTCCTTGTCCTCCAATGACTCGGATGGCAATGATACAGACTACTACAACGAGCTCTCTTTTTCCTTGTTTGATATTCCCATCTTGGTGCCAGTGACAGTAATTTGCATCCTTTTATTTTTGTTGGGTGTTGCTGGGAACCTCACGATGATATTGATTTTTAAGAGGCACAAGGCCATGCAGACGACCATCAATATGTATTTATCCAGCATGGCTTTGTCGGACAGTCTCATCTTGCTGGGCTTGCCGTCGGATTTGTACCGGATTTGGCAATACAAGCCCTACATCTTTGGTGACTTTCTCTGCAAGTTTGTCGTCTACCTCAGTGAAACCTGCACCTACTGTACCATCCTCCATGTAACCACCTTGAGTGTAGAGAGATATTTTGCCATCTGCTTTCCTCTGAAAGCAAAGGCTGCTATCACTAAAAGCAGAGCGAAAGCTGTCATTCTCCTAATATGGCTTTGTTCTTCGGTGACGGCCGTCCCCGTTCTGTTCCTCTTCGGCGTAGAGCATCGCAACGGAAGCCTACCGGAGGACACCAATGAATGCAAATGCATGGAGGAAGCAGCCCGTTCAGGACTCCTAGAAACAATGACCTGGCTGTCTaccctttatttttttcttcctgtgtttTGCTTGGTCCTCCTCTACGGACTGATATGTAGAAAGCTCTGGAGGGCTGCACGCAAGCTTGAAGGACACCAAGCTGCAATGAGGGAAAAGTATCACCAGCAAACAGTCAAAATGCTTG TGGTAGTTCTGGCTTTTGTGGTATGCTGGCTCCCTCTACACGTGGGTCGGATCCTCTTTGCCCAAGGAAGCATGGTCCTATACGAG GTACCTGCTGCGGAGGCTTGA